TTTcactaattttcacttttttgacACTTTTGGACAGGATATGGGTATGTGGGGAAATAGAGACAAGATTATTGACACTAACCACTAGACTATAATGAATTATgaacaaaataattgtattaaacaGTCTATGTTTTTCCAAAACGGATGGTGATGGTTTCTTTTTGGATGATTTAACTGCACAATAATGACGCATTATTTGAAGTCCTCAAGAGTGTGTTCACAtggctcacacacaaacacatttacacagaGGACTGCTGGGCATTACTTCACAGCATCCACTCACATTGCATATTCTGGGAGTTTGAGCTGGAAAACATCAAAGACGTCTTTGTTCTTCATCAGATAGACGGAGCGGAGGTAGGACACAAAACACTGCCGTTGAGAGGAGGGGAAAAAGAGAAGAGGCATTACAGAGGATAAAATCGGAAAACTTATCCCTGATAAACACATTAGTGAGAGTGCACTAGCAGGCGTTTCATGGCAGCAATTTGCCCGATTACATTTCATGCTgttcttctctctataatgagcCTCACAAAGCTCAGCCCTTAGCGTGAGGCAGACAATCCGATTATCCTAAAAGCATGGCTTGGCTCTACAGTACAGCATCAACCTTTAGTGTTTGAGACGAGGTGTGACAGACTGCACAGGAAGTCAGGTCTCCTCGGGTCTTACCCTCTGTGCTCGTTCCTTCTGCTCCTTCTCCTGTGCCAGGAAGGCCTCCAACTTCTGCTGGACGCACACCAACTTCTCTGGGTTCACCCTGTGAATTAATACAAACAAATtattcaagggatagttcacctaaattttttttaattctgtcataaATTACTCACTATCACGTTTTTCCAAACCCATTAGACGTTtggtcatcttcagaacacaaataaatatatttttgatgaattctgagagctctctgaccctcccatagacagcaagggcaCTACCAccatcaaggtccagaaaagtattaaggacatcattaaaatagtccatgtgacattagttTTTCATCCGTAGTTTATAAGAAGCtaatttttgtgtgcaaagagctctcgaattcatcaaaaatatcttcatttatgttctgaagatgaacgatgGTCTTACAGGTTAGGAAACAAAATGaggctgagtaattaatgacagaattgtatttatttatttttttgggggtgaactaccccttaaAGTCAATGGCCTTGTTTATATATGGTTTTAACATGTGTCAAGCAGTCAGTGCAAGGGTAAACAGGGTCCAACATATTTgtgatttgttttaaaaagtaaaaaataaagagtttataaattaagtttattAACAATGAAATGGTTTGGAATTTTTGTCCATTCCAGTCAGGCACTGATGAGTGCAAATGCTACTAAATTAACTGAGCATTCTGGTTAAATTGGGACATTTTTGTGAAAAGTAACACTAAATAACAGCAAACATAAAATCAGGCCTGTGGAGACTGGGTCTGCAGCTGCATTCTCACAGCAGATATCACTGATCATAATGATCTCAACATGATCACATGCATCAAGCTGCCATCTTTCGTTCTCAGCATGCATGTGGCTTCCTCTATTATTCACAAAGCCTTCTGCTAAACACTGATGAACATGTCACACACTACAACACTGACACAATAACTACACATTAGCTCCAAGCTCATCTTATTTTCACTGCAAAACTGACTGCATGCAGTCGCAGAAGGAAACGAGAGATACACTCACTTGATTTTGTTAATGGGAACTTTCTTCTCTTGAAGCTGTGCAATCATGCCCTTCTCCTCTGACGGCAATAGGACAAGAAGAGCTTCGCCTCCCTCCTTATACCtgcagagaaaaagagaaagagaatgtGTGTTACAGCAACATTTCACTCAATATTTCCTCAATTCTGTGCTACATAATATCAGCAATCAGTTTTGGAATGGCATGACAGTGAGTGCATGAgctcagaattttcttttttttgtgaactgtccctttaaggtcaCACTAGGTGGTCTGCTGCAACGCAGACCTCTCACacaaccccttttttttttttttaatgctcagcTCAGTGAGTGTTCATGTTAAAGCTCAGGAGCTTTCTGCAGAGGGTGGTGATCTATGAAGGGGAGTTACTGAGAATATCGATTCCACACTGAAAAGACAAGTGTAGCACAAGGAGAAGAGAGTGAAACTGGCAGCTGGGTGGATGGCAGGTGTGTGCTGTCTCGCTCGAAGCGCCGAGAAACTTGACATGTTTCTGTAGCTATCCAGTGCCTAGTATGTGCCCTCAAGGTGAGACTTTGACAAGTCAAGCCAgagcttaaaaatgtaaaagctaAATAGCTGAGCTTGTGTTAATCTATCATGTGTCCAGTGTAAATGGACAAATCTGTACAGTGGTTAAATATGATTTTATGTAAGAGCTTAATTCCAAGGCCAACATTGTTTCCACATGTATTAGAAACATGGAAGTGATGAGGAACAGTTCAAATCTGCCATCTagtgtttcagataaaacacTCTTCCATTAAGATTGTTACAATGCTTTATGAAACATTAACCCTCAACCAATATTCAGATAAAAACTGTTAATCAGTGTTACCTGGCTGTTCTGCCCACCCTGTGGATGTATGTGTTTCCATCTTCAGGACAGTCAAACTGCAGCACCCAGTTCACAGCAGGGAAGTCTAGCACCACAGACAAAAAACCATTAAATGTGTTCCAGTTACATACTgcttcattaaataaatattcacaaaCATTTGCTGAGATTTGTACTCAAACCAAATATTAAATTAACAGCACTTATTTCAGTCATTCAAACATAATGTGCATTTTTCCACAGAATAAACTTCCATTACCAAGTCCTCTGGCAGCGATGTCTGTGGCAAAGAGGACGGCTGAGGTCTTGCGGACAAAGTCATTATAAACCTCCACCCTCTTCATCTGCTGCTGTTTTCCATGCAAAGCAAGTACGGAGATACCTGGACGCAACCGGCAGAAGACCCTGAACAGATACTGAACCTGCATACAGAACAACACCCGTGAATttcatcaaacattttttttatcaatacttttgttcagccagcatgcatttaattgattaaacagttaatatatttataattaaaaaaaagatgttgttctttctattcatgaaagaattctgaaagaaataaaaaataagcagcataataataagaaatgtttcttaagcagcaaataagcatactagaatgatttctaaatgatcatatGCCACTTCAGCTGTGCAAtgatatacattacattttagcgtgtatatatatatatatatagatgttatggaaaattaaaataatatttcaaaatgttactgtttcaAGTGTATATTTGATATAAGTGCAAAATAAATTTCTGAACttaatgcaaccttggtgagcataaaatactcaAGAATGTTTTACAGattcttttgaacagtagtctaagatatttttaattgaaagTCTAAACAATAATGCTCATATATAAcgtgaaatttttttaaattctttttatatatatattttttttttctagtagtttcagacattttaaaCCCACTCCATTCTAGGAAAACAGACACGGAGATGTACTACAGAAATAGTTTGAGCTGTTACCTCTTTGCAGCAAGCAAAAAACACAATGATCTTCTTCTTAACATGACTCCTCAAAAATGAGAAGAGCATGTTGACTTTATGGTGCAGCTCACACACCACATAGTTCTGTTCCAGAGTGGCTGGTGTACTGCAGAGAAGATCAGTGTTTAAGAGCTTCATGTCCATCCATGATGTTAAAGGTATTGACATAACATAAACCCAACATAAATCCCTATAAAACCAAGAGATTACCTGAACTTGGCCTGCTCATGGACCCACACATACTCTGGGTTCTTCAGGCTCAGTCTGGCCAGATCTTTGACAGACTTGGTCTGAGTGGCAGAGAAGAGAAGGGTCTGCCGTGTTTTCGGAAGGTTTTCAATAATGGCATTGAGTGTGTCGGCGAAACCCATGTCCAGAATTCTGTCGGCTTCATCAAGTACTGCCATGGAAGAGATGTATGTCAGGTTATTCAAAATAAAGAGCTGAAAATCACAACTGCACATGTATAAAGTCCACTGGTTGGTGTATAAAATTTGGGGTCAATGAGATTCTATATTGATGAATTCTGACAAAAAGTACctcgatttccacaaaaataataataaccagcacaatggttttcaacactgataataagaaatgaataaagagcaccaaatcagccaattgaaatgatttctgaaggatcaggtgacacTAAAGACGGGAGTAATGATCAAATTAATTCTTTGTTCAaatataaatcttactgaccctaaacttttgaacagcgtTGTATTTAAAACTCTTTCTAAGCATCACCTTACCAAGCATGTGGAGATCTGAAGCATGAAAGGTGGCCGTCTCGTCCATGTGCTGCAGCATACGTCCTGGGGTGCAGATAATGATATTGGTGCGATGGATTTTTTCTGATTCATCTTTCAGATCCTGCAGTCATTGAAAAATAATAACCAATTATTACACGAtaaaaaccttgaaaaaaaagaaaaaaagaagcaagAAACAGACTAATCACTAAAGACAAGAGAGGCGCACCTTTCCACCGATTACAAGACCAGCAGAAAATTCATGGTGCTTGCCGACCTTCCTCAACACCTCGAAGGTCTGATAGGCCAGCTCTCGGGTGGGAGAGATGATGAGGGCGCCGAGGCCATCCATCGCAGTCCACTGTTCACGGTACAAGCACTCCAAAACCTGGAGTATACAGATATATGGatattatatatatcataatatattataaatattacatatttacagaaatattaattaGACCAAAAAAATATAATCTTGTCATTGCATTTTCAGTTCCAATATACTGAATTCAACAgtgtttcagatttttttcccctaaatattgtatacaatttcacaatattgctgttttatttttttttatccaagccAAAACCCATTACTGTTGGGGTTTTGTCAAGAGAAACAAGGTGATGCTTACTTCCAAGTCggcctacaaaaatacattaGCACTGCTCTATTGCTTACTGGGATGAGGAAGGCCAGAGTCTTTCCAGAGCCAGTCTTTGCAGCACCAAGAACATCTCTCCCTTGCAAAGCGAAGCCAATCGTCTGCCTCTGAATCTCTGTGGGCTGCCTGTACTGAGCCTCATGAAGACCTGAAGGCATGATCAAGAGCATCATTAAGATTAAGAAGACATATGTGAACTTGTTAACATGCAAATCCTCAAGTTTGCTCACCTTTCAGAGTCTTTTTTGAGAGTGGAAAATCAGAGAACTTCACAGCTTCTTTGGGATTGATCTAGGAAAACATTTACTCGTGTCAAAACCTTAACAGTGGCATGTTTCAAGATGGATTAGGTGTCTGATGAAGGATATCAGGACTATTATAAATctcaacaacaacacaacacagCGTCTGAATACTTGACATGCGGAATCAAATTAATCCAAAACCTTGATATGTTAACTTTTTATGTCTGTTACGTGGCCTTTTCTGTCCcaggactaaaaaaaaaaaaacacagactacAAATAAAACAGTATCATGTTTGAGTAAAGACCTGTGCTGACCATCAGCAACACTTCAGGTACAACATCCAAAGGACTAGTTAGCGCTTGTAAATTGAACAttgattttaaatgtcaaaaggCAGAACAGCCGCATAACAGGTAAATAAACACGTGGAACTTCTTAGAAACAAGTACTGTATGAGAAGTCAGAAATGCTTTGCGATATCAGCCTCATGATATCTCACCTCGGAGTATTTATTCACCAGCTTCTGTATGACTTCTCTCTCCACCTCATAGTCGCGTTTCTTggtgctcttttgaactttttggACTCGTTTCTTGGTTTTGTTGTATTTCCTTTTCCATTTCTCAAAATTCTTCACAGGGTCATCGTCTATCTGCGTTTTAGCTTTATCCTTTTTATCCCGCATTTTCAATTTGTTTCGTTGACTAGCTAGTGCGTAACAGCGTAACAACACGTGAAGGTTTACCTCGCGAGATCTTTGCTGGCAGTGAAGGTTGCTATATGCGTGAATGTGCGCCATCTAACGACCTGGAGCGgcgaaaaaacatttattagaccctaacattttaagttatttatattttttatatctacaCTCGAAGGGATCATGGGGTAGCAGGATTGATCCGTTTTTATTTAACACGtatggttatattttatttaaataactgaaTTATAAATGTTGTTGCTAAACTGAATGTAAAGGGGTGATTTTATAATTATAGATACATTTGGCATTTCAAAAAGGTAAACAATTATTTATAGTGTTGtattgaaaacattacatttttataattctgtGCTTGCCAAAAATTAATTaccttctttatttttcttttaatgtaaaaaaaatatataagtattatTTGTTAACTCAACAAACTAGGCAATGTgtttgaaaaacaataaatcaatgaAAGGAAAAATCTTTCTTGCCTCATTAGATAAAC
This genomic stretch from Carassius gibelio isolate Cgi1373 ecotype wild population from Czech Republic chromosome B21, carGib1.2-hapl.c, whole genome shotgun sequence harbors:
- the ddx10 gene encoding probable ATP-dependent RNA helicase DDX10 — encoded protein: MRDKKDKAKTQIDDDPVKNFEKWKRKYNKTKKRVQKVQKSTKKRDYEVEREVIQKLVNKYSEINPKEAVKFSDFPLSKKTLKGLHEAQYRQPTEIQRQTIGFALQGRDVLGAAKTGSGKTLAFLIPVLECLYREQWTAMDGLGALIISPTRELAYQTFEVLRKVGKHHEFSAGLVIGGKDLKDESEKIHRTNIIICTPGRMLQHMDETATFHASDLHMLVLDEADRILDMGFADTLNAIIENLPKTRQTLLFSATQTKSVKDLARLSLKNPEYVWVHEQAKFSTPATLEQNYVVCELHHKVNMLFSFLRSHVKKKIIVFFACCKEVQYLFRVFCRLRPGISVLALHGKQQQMKRVEVYNDFVRKTSAVLFATDIAARGLDFPAVNWVLQFDCPEDGNTYIHRVGRTARYKEGGEALLVLLPSEEKGMIAQLQEKKVPINKIKVNPEKLVCVQQKLEAFLAQEKEQKERAQRCFVSYLRSVYLMKNKDVFDVFQLKLPEYAMSLGLAVAPRVRFLSKAQQQKSGVTEDHRGAAGHESEDELKSFKAQLKGEQSQSSQSEDDDEDDGDEEETKPAALLCGFNEEDEDDQNDQDLLTVKRKDVFNINEESQDEEEDTDAKSKIKKQKESKFKDAKKIQKKSFKVNTKKIFTEEGEVVQQWPPLQKTMVPDEEEEEETSGINVEAAKERLRKEDQEFDKIEYRRKIKEKHREKRLKEKAARREASKQHKEEKKGDDDDDDDDEEEEEEEVVAYLSGANEEFDPSTLPDPDKVRNSESSSEEEEGDSSDRGGRKRSFSSDSSEDDDDSDDEVQQTQVGKKKPRKESTVTPLDTGLSLAEDEELVLHLLGSHS